Proteins encoded in a region of the Bacteroidia bacterium genome:
- a CDS encoding Ig-like domain-containing protein has product MTANNRLLILLLLPFLIRCATVGQPSGGDIDEEPPTLVSTQPDSFATYFQGGRLVYYFDEFFVLEKAEQSVLISPPLSQSPVFSIKKKSLIVDIPDDLKPNTTYQINFGESIRDLNESNILQDFKMVFSTGPYIDSLMISGVVMDAATLEPMEDISLMLFPDSVDSALITSLPYYFSRTDEIGHGDLDFLTTGQYQFFALEDKNGNYFHDPNEMVAFLDSMVFLPEDTNQVIQFRMFLPEADSLIFRGVKKAGPGHFTFFFNLPVDTFSVDRGISWTDTSQSLIGFNTTRDTIDWYFYPPPGDDDTGKYLVRFNDQDTSVRVGNFGFRRQGRDRGLAIRPSAQGGRLELGASLFLISNRPILTFEEDSVVLLEDSIPIDFTIEYANEVRTRLQVRTEFKEGKEYKIVIPRGTMESIAREENDSVEFTFQVPLAEEYGNIATDLILSDSQQVIVQLIKNEAVARDRIIQSSQSVSFKLLVPGNYKLQAIIDTNENGKWDTGSLKKRRQPERVIILEPALNVRANWDLLDLQYTIDLNGPPVN; this is encoded by the coding sequence ATGACAGCCAATAATCGCCTGCTGATTTTGCTATTGCTCCCTTTTCTGATCCGGTGCGCTACGGTTGGCCAGCCATCTGGTGGCGATATTGATGAGGAGCCACCAACCCTTGTATCAACACAGCCTGACTCATTTGCTACCTATTTCCAGGGTGGGAGATTGGTTTATTATTTTGATGAATTTTTTGTGCTGGAAAAAGCAGAGCAGTCTGTTCTAATCTCTCCACCCCTTTCCCAAAGTCCGGTTTTTAGTATTAAAAAGAAAAGTCTTATTGTAGATATTCCGGATGATCTAAAGCCCAATACAACTTACCAGATAAATTTTGGTGAGAGCATTCGGGACTTGAATGAAAGCAATATTTTGCAGGATTTTAAGATGGTGTTCAGCACCGGGCCGTATATAGATTCATTGATGATTAGCGGTGTTGTAATGGACGCGGCCACACTGGAGCCGATGGAAGATATAAGCCTCATGCTCTTTCCGGATTCCGTTGATTCAGCGCTGATCACTTCCCTGCCCTATTATTTTTCAAGAACAGACGAAATTGGGCACGGGGATTTAGATTTTCTTACCACAGGCCAATACCAGTTTTTTGCTCTTGAGGATAAGAATGGAAACTATTTCCATGACCCAAATGAAATGGTTGCCTTTCTTGATTCAATGGTATTCTTGCCGGAAGACACAAATCAGGTGATCCAGTTTCGGATGTTTTTACCGGAGGCTGACTCGCTGATATTTCGTGGAGTTAAAAAGGCTGGTCCGGGCCATTTCACCTTCTTTTTCAATTTACCCGTAGATACCTTTTCTGTTGATAGAGGAATTTCCTGGACAGATACTTCTCAAAGCCTGATTGGCTTTAACACCACACGTGATACAATTGACTGGTATTTTTATCCCCCTCCTGGTGATGATGACACAGGAAAATATCTGGTGCGATTTAATGACCAGGATACATCTGTGCGAGTTGGTAATTTCGGCTTCCGCAGACAGGGAAGGGACCGGGGGCTGGCGATCCGCCCTTCAGCGCAGGGAGGTAGACTGGAATTAGGAGCGTCCCTCTTCCTCATTTCAAACCGGCCAATCTTAACATTCGAAGAAGATTCTGTTGTTTTATTGGAGGATTCGATTCCAATAGATTTTACCATTGAATATGCAAATGAAGTCAGAACCCGCCTGCAGGTGAGGACAGAATTTAAGGAAGGAAAAGAGTATAAAATTGTGATTCCACGTGGAACAATGGAGTCAATTGCCAGGGAAGAAAATGATTCGGTAGAATTTACTTTTCAGGTGCCCCTTGCTGAGGAATATGGGAACATCGCTACAGACCTGATTTTATCTGACAGCCAGCAAGTGATAGTGCAATTAATAAAGAATGAAGCAGTAGCCCGGGATAGAATAATTCAGTCCAGCCAATCCGTATCATTTAAACTTTTGGTGCCGGGAAACTATAAGCTCCAGGCAATAATTGATACCAATGAAAATGGTAAATGGGATACAGGGAGCCTGAAAAAAAGAAGGCAGCCGGAAAGGGTAATAATCCTGGAGCCTGCCTTAAATGTGAGGGCTAACTGGGATTTGCTAGATCTGCAATATACAATTGATCTTAATGGGCCACCGGTGAATTGA
- the bshA gene encoding N-acetyl-alpha-D-glucosaminyl L-malate synthase BshA, protein MKIGIVCYPTYGGSGVVATELGKALAKKSHQIHFISYKQPARLDHYGSNLFYHEVGILNYPLFEYPPYELALISKLVDVIKFTKLDLLHVHYAIPHAFAAYMAKQILLKDGIQIPVVTTLHGTDITLVGKDPSYEPAVTWSINNSDAVTSVSQFLKDETYKFFKVEKDIAVIPNFIDLKRFSKKPKEHFKKALAPHGEKIIVHTSNFRKVKRVQDVMTIFENVRNEIPAKLLFIGDGPERTNVEAQCRKSPYCSDVRFLGKIDAVEEVLSICDLFILPSESESFGLAALEAMACQVPVISSNAGGLPEVNTHGVTGYVSDVGDTDSMTKFALEILRDEAVLTRFKKNALIRAKEFDIKKIMPLYVSLYTELIERINSPVAH, encoded by the coding sequence ATGAAGATAGGAATCGTATGCTATCCCACTTATGGTGGTAGTGGCGTAGTGGCCACCGAATTAGGAAAAGCACTTGCTAAAAAAAGTCATCAGATCCATTTTATAAGTTATAAGCAACCTGCCAGGCTTGATCATTACGGGAGCAACTTATTCTATCATGAAGTGGGTATTTTAAATTATCCTCTCTTTGAATATCCGCCTTACGAATTGGCTCTGATAAGCAAACTGGTGGATGTCATTAAATTTACGAAACTGGATCTTCTGCATGTTCATTATGCAATTCCTCATGCATTTGCTGCCTATATGGCCAAGCAAATCCTCCTGAAGGATGGCATCCAAATTCCCGTTGTAACCACATTGCATGGTACTGATATAACTTTGGTCGGGAAAGATCCTTCTTATGAACCGGCCGTCACATGGAGCATAAATAATTCAGATGCCGTTACTTCTGTTTCTCAATTTTTAAAGGATGAAACTTATAAATTTTTCAAGGTTGAAAAGGATATTGCAGTTATTCCGAATTTTATTGATCTCAAGCGTTTCAGCAAAAAACCAAAGGAACATTTCAAAAAGGCATTAGCTCCTCATGGCGAGAAAATCATTGTTCATACCTCCAATTTCAGGAAGGTAAAGCGGGTACAAGACGTGATGACCATTTTTGAGAACGTGAGAAATGAAATTCCTGCCAAGCTCCTGTTTATAGGCGATGGCCCCGAAAGAACCAACGTGGAAGCTCAGTGCCGGAAATCTCCATACTGCAGCGATGTTCGCTTTTTAGGAAAAATTGATGCAGTTGAAGAAGTACTTTCAATCTGTGACCTGTTCATCCTGCCTTCAGAGAGCGAAAGCTTCGGGCTTGCAGCATTAGAGGCAATGGCTTGTCAGGTTCCGGTGATAAGTTCAAATGCCGGTGGACTTCCTGAAGTCAATACACATGGAGTAACGGGCTACGTGAGCGATGTTGGCGATACTGATTCCATGACAAAATTTGCGCTCGAAATCCTCCGGGATGAGGCCGTGTTGACGAGGTTCAAGAAAAATGCTTTGATTCGGGCGAAGGAATTTGACATTAAGAAGATTATGCCTCTCTATGTTTCTCTCTATACTGAATTGATTGAGCGAATCAATTCACCGGTGGCCCATTAA
- a CDS encoding NAD-dependent epimerase/dehydratase family protein → MTEEKILVIGANGQVGTELVLKLREFFEDEMVIASDISAPGEELSLSGPFLYLDALDKESIRHTLQQHGITQVYHLAATLSAMAENKPDFAWRLNMESLLIALDLAKEGLYKRLFWPSSIAVFGPSTPKSNTPQHTIMDPDTVYGISKLAGERWCEYYWKKYGIDVRSLRYPGLISYKTQPGGGTTDYAVHIFIEALKKHSYSCFLSENTGLPMLYMPDAVKATIKLMHAPLDQVKIRSSYNLAGFSITPAKIASEIQKHIPDFKINYKSDYRQQIADSWPTSINDQEARQDWGWHPDYSMEEMVSDMLENIKETKGKAQ, encoded by the coding sequence ATGACAGAAGAGAAAATATTGGTGATTGGGGCAAACGGTCAGGTAGGTACAGAACTGGTCTTGAAGCTCCGCGAATTTTTTGAAGATGAAATGGTGATAGCAAGTGATATTTCTGCCCCTGGTGAGGAACTATCTCTCAGCGGCCCATTTCTTTATTTAGATGCGCTTGATAAAGAATCCATCCGGCATACACTTCAGCAACATGGTATCACTCAGGTATATCATCTGGCCGCCACGCTTTCTGCGATGGCTGAGAATAAGCCTGATTTCGCCTGGCGCCTCAATATGGAAAGCCTTCTTATCGCCCTTGATCTTGCAAAAGAAGGTTTATACAAGCGGCTTTTCTGGCCAAGTTCTATTGCCGTCTTCGGGCCTTCTACACCTAAAAGCAATACCCCTCAGCATACCATTATGGATCCTGATACGGTTTATGGCATCAGCAAACTGGCCGGTGAGCGATGGTGCGAATATTACTGGAAAAAATATGGAATAGATGTTCGCAGTTTGCGCTATCCGGGATTGATCAGCTATAAGACCCAGCCGGGAGGCGGCACCACTGATTATGCCGTTCATATATTTATAGAAGCCCTGAAAAAACACAGCTACAGTTGTTTCCTCTCCGAAAACACCGGACTGCCGATGCTCTATATGCCTGACGCTGTGAAAGCAACGATCAAACTGATGCATGCTCCTTTAGATCAGGTGAAGATCCGCTCCAGCTACAACCTCGCAGGTTTTAGCATTACTCCGGCTAAAATTGCTTCGGAAATACAAAAACATATTCCTGACTTCAAAATTAATTATAAATCCGATTACAGGCAGCAGATAGCTGACAGTTGGCCCACCAGCATAAATGACCAAGAGGCCCGGCAGGATTGGGGTTGGCACCCGGATTATTCTATGGAAGAAATGGTTTCGGACATGTTGGAAAACATAAAGGAAACAAAAGGCAAAGCGCAATGA